The segment TTTATGAGCTACTGcgagatactgaaacctttgttttctgatggctcaatgtacacaaactttgtttaatacacagttgtattaaacaaagtttgtgtacattgagccatcagaaaacaaaggtttcactagttgtattaaacaaagtttgtgtacattgagccatcagaaaacaaaggtttcactatatcgcaCTAGCTCAAAAAAttatgtatttcggaatattccatatttcggaatatttggatatgggatactcaacctgtattcctacacattttatacatttaattgAAGACAGCAAAACTAGTGCAGAGTCTATTGTGAACACTAATGTGTAGATGGCTTTTAGTTTATTTTCTTACTAATAAAATAGCTTTATTTTTGCCCATTTTAGGTAGCTTTTATTTGTGGTGTGGAATCCCAAAAATGTATGATACATACTGACACTCCCTTTTGTGTGACAGCGCGCACTTACTCTTCTCTCTCCATTTTGGACAATGTTGggatatatttatattttaggCTTAGTGGTCTTTTAATAAACTGTATGTACTAAATTAACAATTGTATTTTATTTGGCGGATCAATATTGCATGAAAAAGTATTATTAAAAGAAGTATTTTTAAAGGATTCATGTAAAAAGTGAAGGTAGCTGTAGGATAAACATACATAACTTTAATTTGACAAAGTACTGTACATATATTAATCTAAAGATTGTAAAACCCCTCATACATTAATGACGGACTGATGCTATTTCCTGTCTGTTATTGCAGTCTAGTTTTATTACTGTTATGCTATATAATTAATTTATAATAAtcataattataatttattaatcTGGGTAAAAATAAATCTGCAGGATTTATTTGGTTCAATAACAAATTTTGGAAAGTAATAAGATGTGTGCGGAAGTTTTACCTTAGTATTTACTATCACCTGACTCTACTAGGGAAAAAGAAGTACTATAATGGTCCCAAAAATTCTCATCCTAGAGCACCAAGGGTGTCAGGGACTTTTCTTACATAAAACCTGGTTTTATTATAGGGACATCAGGTAGCAGACAGTGACACTGGACCTACAGCagctgctgatgatgtcacaatgctgctttgtgatgtcacaaagctttgtgatgtcacaaagctttgtgatgtcactggctgctgGCTTAGGGGCTCACGAACCTCATTTCCATTAGTGTATCTTCACCTATTCCAGTGTGAAGCTGCTTTTCTTTGCCCTTGGCAAATTTGTTTCTATTGTTTCTACAATATGAGCCCAAAAAAGAGAAAGCGACCAAATGACAACAGGTCCGCTATAAAGGAGCTAGCGGCTCCTAGcaagaggaagaaggaggaggatgtATGTGAGGAGAAAGGCGATGTTTCCAAAACCGTAATGGCAGGAGACATTCAGGTGCATGAGATAGCATCAAAgactcttcaaaggaagagaacaaGAGAGTCATCAGATGAGTCCCCAACCATGAGGAAGGTGAGAAAGACCAGCAGTGGCAGAACTAAGGACATGCTTAAGAGAGTGGCCTCTAAAAGACCCTCAGACAGGACAGGGGACAGTGGAATGtgtaagaaaaagaaagaggaggaACATCATGATAGTCCAGGCGAGGGACCCAGCGTGCCCATCATACCCCAGGTATCTGGACGGAGGGGCATAAAGAGAACTCACACAAGTGAGGAAACTGGCCACAAAAGGAAGAGATCCGCAGGTGCAAGTGGGATATCTATAGCCAGCACCCCAGAAacatcagctgcgtctcaccttCTGGCCAGTTTGACCTTCCACAGAATGCTTGGAGAGGGCGGCTTCGGGAAGGTGTTCCTAGCTTCCCATTCCACCAGCAAACAGCGTCTGGCAGTGAAAGTAATAGAAAAGAGTACAGTAGTGAACAGCATTAAGAAATACTCCATGTGTGTAGAGAAAGAGGTGTTGAAAATAACTGGGGAGAGTGCACTTTTCCCACACACATATGCTGCATTCCACACACCGGGCCATGTATTCTTTGTAATGGAGTACCTGAGTGGGGGAGACCTGTTCCAATTAATACAGAGCAGAGGCCCATTTGATGTCCCTACTACCAGATTTTTTGCAGCAGAAATACTCTGTGGGCTGCAGTTCCTGCACACAAGAGGCATTGTCCACAGGGACATTAAGACAGACAATATACTTCTGGATGCAGCTGGCCATGTGAAAATCGCAGATTTTGGACTCTCTGTGATGAATGTCCATGGTGATAAGAAAATCTCAGGACAAACTGGGACTCTGTATTACATGGCCCCAGAGATTACCTGTAACCTCCCATATAACACCACGGTAGACCTCTTTTCATTTGGGGTAGTATTATTTGAAATGGCTACCGGAGTATACCCCTTTCATGCTGGCGATGATTCTGACGAGGTTATGGAGTCTATCAGGCAAGATGCTCCACGCTATCCGAGCAATCTCCATCCAGAGCTTAGGGACATCCTTGAAAGACTCTTATGCAAAGACCCAGAGGAAAGGCAGAAACTCTGTAGTAACATCAAATGTCATCCATTCTTCAAGTCCATAAACTGGAAGCAACTAGAGACCGGCAGGATAACTCCCCCATTTACCATGTATCCTACCCCAGAGACAATGGCTGAAGCTATACCGGTGGATGACCTGCTCTCACctacagaatctgcaatatctgcagaGGATGAGAGCCTGTTCACAGGATTCTCCTTTACCAGTGATTCGTGGACAGCAATGAACTGCGTAAAGCAAACTACCAGCCGCTGCATCATCCTCTAGGCagtagcaccaccagctgcctcctcctccaggcacaagcaccaccagctgcctcctcctcccggcacaagcaccaccagctgcctcctcatcccggcagcagcaccaccagctgcctcctgcTCCCGGTAGAAGCACTATCTGCTGCCTGCTCATCACGGCAGTAGCACCACCAGCTGCATCctgctcccggtagaagcaccaccTGCTGCCTAAATACATATAGGCCAGGTTAGGTacttgcagaatattggggtcccttgacgtgggctgcaagcttaaatgttttgatcaaaacatgatAACCCCTCTCTATTTTATTTgctacacacagatttgcagtgtaTTATAGTTAGAGTTGACAGCAAATGTCtttcttttttatataaatatatggcattaatactgccacgcagctggtaccatgtacaatatgggtaacacCGAGTGCGGGCATATCTCTTTTCTATTTTGTTTGAAAATATTTTGCCTAGTACTATCATGGCATCTTACAATTTAGGCTATGACAGGCCTAGTTGGGTACGGCCCATATGCCAGCTCTGTATAGATGTTCCCTTGTGTAGCTGGGTGgacatgtaactgcaatgtaatggtgtgctgggcatatatGTTAGGTTAGGGATTAGTAGAATGTTGGGGTCCCCTGACGTGGGCTGCAACCTTATATGTTTtaatcaaaatatgacaaaatccccaatgttttatttgcTACTTACACACTTACGCtttacagtatattattgttagagcCGACAGCAAATGTTTTTCTACCTCCTCCTAATAGAAGTAACACCACACACAGCACAGCGGCCTGGCACACACATGCTCAGATATACACACAGCggcctgacaaacacacacatatatgcacagtgacctgacacccacacacacagcagctcacacacacacacacacacacacacacacacacacacacacacagtggcatgacaaccacacacacagcagctgataTATACGCACGGCAGCCTGACACGCACATGGACATATGCACAGCGTCAAGACACACACAaacgcacagca is part of the Pseudophryne corroboree isolate aPseCor3 chromosome 11, aPseCor3.hap2, whole genome shotgun sequence genome and harbors:
- the LOC134970231 gene encoding protein kinase C delta type-like, which produces MSPKKRKRPNDNRSAIKELAAPSKRKKEEDVCEEKGDVSKTVMAGDIQVHEIASKTLQRKRTRESSDESPTMRKVRKTSSGRTKDMLKRVASKRPSDRTGDSGMCKKKKEEEHHDSPGEGPSVPIIPQVSGRRGIKRTHTSEETGHKRKRSAGASGISIASTPETSAASHLLASLTFHRMLGEGGFGKVFLASHSTSKQRLAVKVIEKSTVVNSIKKYSMCVEKEVLKITGESALFPHTYAAFHTPGHVFFVMEYLSGGDLFQLIQSRGPFDVPTTRFFAAEILCGLQFLHTRGIVHRDIKTDNILLDAAGHVKIADFGLSVMNVHGDKKISGQTGTLYYMAPEITCNLPYNTTVDLFSFGVVLFEMATGVYPFHAGDDSDEVMESIRQDAPRYPSNLHPELRDILERLLCKDPEERQKLCSNIKCHPFFKSINWKQLETGRITPPFTMYPTPETMAEAIPVDDLLSPTESAISAEDESLFTGFSFTSDSWTAMNCVKQTTSRCIIL